From Paenibacillus graminis, a single genomic window includes:
- the ahlS gene encoding AhlS family quorum-quenching N-acyl homoserine lactonase produces MTNIIKMHPKLYVLDNGRMSMDKNWIISMHNPATINNPNAQTQFMEFPIYTVLIDHPEGKILFDTACNPNSMGAQGRWAQSTQLSSPWVASEECYLHNRLEQLKVRPEEIKYVVVSHLHLDHAGCLELFTNATIIVHEDEFNGALQTYARNEKEGAYVWADIDAWIKNQLQWKMIKTGEDNLDLVDGIKILNFGSGHAWGMLGLQIEMPETGGIILASDAIYTAESFGPPVKPPGIIYDLIGYRNAVEKIRTLAARTNSQVWFGHDMDQFKTLRKSTEGYYE; encoded by the coding sequence ATGACAAATATTATAAAAATGCATCCCAAGCTATATGTATTGGATAACGGTCGAATGAGCATGGATAAAAATTGGATCATCTCCATGCATAATCCAGCAACAATTAATAATCCGAATGCCCAGACACAATTCATGGAGTTTCCAATTTATACGGTGTTGATTGACCATCCTGAGGGGAAAATCTTGTTTGATACAGCCTGCAACCCAAACTCAATGGGCGCTCAAGGGCGCTGGGCACAATCGACCCAACTGTCGTCTCCATGGGTGGCAAGCGAGGAATGTTACCTGCATAACCGATTGGAGCAGCTTAAGGTTAGACCTGAGGAAATCAAGTATGTTGTTGTCTCCCACTTGCATCTGGACCATGCAGGATGCCTCGAATTGTTCACGAACGCGACCATTATTGTCCATGAGGATGAGTTTAATGGAGCACTGCAGACCTACGCCCGCAATGAAAAAGAAGGAGCCTATGTGTGGGCTGATATTGACGCATGGATCAAAAACCAGCTGCAATGGAAAATGATCAAAACGGGAGAAGACAATTTGGATCTGGTGGATGGTATCAAAATCTTGAATTTCGGAAGCGGTCATGCATGGGGAATGTTAGGTCTTCAGATCGAAATGCCAGAAACCGGCGGAATCATTTTAGCTTCCGATGCCATTTATACTGCGGAAAGTTTTGGTCCTCCGGTCAAGCCGCCTGGTATTATTTATGATTTGATCGGCTATCGAAACGCAGTAGAGAAAATTCGCACTTTGGCTGCCCGCACGAATTCCCAAGTGTGGTTCGGGCATGATATGGATCAATTCAAAACTTTGAGAAAATCTACTGAAGGATATTATGAATAA
- a CDS encoding winged helix-turn-helix transcriptional regulator gives MAHSSTTKQSNISLSNCGYSKVLDIISNKWTALVIYAMENGKIRYGEMLRRVEGISKKMFTQTVRKLERDGLVQRHIIPTVPLSVEYSLTTLGETLLQPMKELRQWGRENYTQVVEARVKYDSAYTPGSHEAGSIN, from the coding sequence TTGGCACATTCATCAACAACTAAACAATCTAATATTTCGTTATCCAATTGCGGCTATAGCAAAGTTCTTGATATTATCTCTAACAAGTGGACTGCACTTGTTATATATGCCATGGAAAACGGTAAAATCAGATATGGAGAAATGCTACGGAGGGTTGAGGGGATATCTAAAAAAATGTTTACCCAGACGGTACGCAAACTGGAACGTGATGGATTGGTTCAACGACACATTATTCCTACAGTACCTCTAAGTGTCGAGTATTCACTAACAACATTAGGGGAAACATTGCTTCAGCCGATGAAAGAGTTAAGGCAGTGGGGAAGAGAAAATTACACTCAAGTTGTAGAGGCGCGAGTTAAGTATGACTCTGCTTATACTCCTGGTTCACATGAAGCCGGCAGCATAAATTGA
- a CDS encoding PadR family transcriptional regulator produces MKDCGQSSAYELLNVFKERDYRYLVHMTKGSLYYNLQKLAGEGLVQLVEVVSVNNYPEQYIYEITPQGNEHFTSLMAKYSLQTDDITLAFYMTTLFAHQYDPGQFKSAVAVQMEQTRRKIAEIDHVLDAKQDRIYDTAKSMMNNVRAHHELNLKWFQVLLEQ; encoded by the coding sequence TTGAAGGATTGCGGACAATCCAGCGCTTATGAATTGTTGAATGTCTTCAAGGAACGGGATTACAGGTATCTTGTTCATATGACGAAGGGATCGCTGTATTACAACCTGCAGAAGTTAGCGGGGGAAGGCTTGGTCCAGCTGGTTGAAGTCGTTAGCGTTAACAACTATCCCGAACAGTACATCTACGAGATTACACCGCAGGGCAACGAGCATTTCACATCGCTGATGGCCAAATATTCGCTGCAGACAGACGATATTACGTTAGCCTTTTATATGACCACGCTGTTTGCCCACCAATATGATCCTGGGCAATTCAAGTCGGCCGTAGCGGTGCAGATGGAGCAGACACGGCGCAAAATTGCTGAAATTGATCATGTGCTGGATGCCAAGCAAGACAGGATCTACGATACTGCAAAGTCGATGATGAATAATGTCAGAGCGCACCATGAATTGAACCTGAAATGGTTTCAGGTGCTGCTGGAACAGTAG
- a CDS encoding RCC1 domain-containing protein: MAGGESYSLAVKSDGSVWAWGYNNGGQLGDGTQTDRWEPIQVTGLSGIREVSAGRTHSLAKGSDGSVWSWGSNGYGQLGDGSLTNRLVPVLVQTNGAPKVTLTTPSESQEVPTVVGITTPSMGWTQNDSAGTIFTGFQVQILDEAGEVVLDSRTVVQNTTSNTAGWTVTDNLPTYKLLMVKVKVFDGTLWSEWSENCYLIIK; this comes from the coding sequence ATGGCAGGTGGAGAGTCCTACAGTTTGGCCGTCAAGAGTGATGGAAGCGTATGGGCCTGGGGGTATAACAACGGGGGTCAATTGGGAGATGGTACCCAGACGGACCGTTGGGAACCGATCCAAGTGACGGGACTGAGCGGCATCCGGGAAGTGTCGGCAGGAAGAACCCACAGTCTGGCCAAGGGCAGCGACGGAAGTGTATGGTCGTGGGGGAGCAATGGATACGGCCAGTTGGGAGACGGAAGCCTGACCAACCGTTTGGTGCCAGTATTGGTACAGACCAATGGAGCGCCAAAGGTGACCCTGACCACACCGTCGGAAAGCCAGGAAGTACCGACAGTGGTGGGGATAACCACCCCAAGTATGGGGTGGACACAAAACGACAGTGCAGGGACCATATTTACCGGATTCCAGGTACAGATTCTAGATGAAGCGGGAGAAGTCGTGCTGGATTCGAGGACCGTGGTCCAGAATACGACCAGCAATACGGCCGGTTGGACGGTCACAGATAATCTTCCGACTTACAAGCTGTTAATGGTAAAGGTTAAAGTATTTGATGGTACATTATGGTCGGAATGGTCGGAAAATTGTTATTTGATCATTAAATAG
- a CDS encoding LacI family DNA-binding transcriptional regulator produces MNIKKIAEMAGVSVSTVSKIMNNYSDVSEKTKKRVMEIIEQTGYSPSNSAKTLATKKSNLIGVIFAGELNVEFTHPFFVEVLNSFKKQMGVLGYDLIFFSNEKFISSGDYYSRCLHFNVDGCVIISGQKMEPAIRDLDMSSIPCIGVDLELTGKKSGYVMSDNFQIASKVVEHFYLLGHRELGFIGSTADSDISNLREAGFVKAIESFGLTLNRKWFVHGDDFFESSGYAAMRQLLENGSRPKAVFAASDLLALGAIRALKEQGLRIPEDVAIIGCDDIEACKYTSPTLTTIRQNKERLGVLAAHMLFDLINNQSDGGSFVVEPALIVRESCGSRLTG; encoded by the coding sequence ATGAATATTAAAAAAATCGCGGAAATGGCGGGAGTCTCCGTCTCCACAGTTTCGAAAATCATGAACAATTACAGCGATGTTTCCGAAAAAACAAAAAAACGGGTCATGGAAATTATCGAACAGACCGGATATTCCCCCTCCAATTCTGCCAAGACACTAGCCACCAAAAAGTCCAACCTGATCGGGGTGATTTTTGCCGGCGAGCTGAATGTGGAGTTTACACACCCTTTTTTTGTTGAGGTGCTGAATTCCTTCAAGAAGCAGATGGGTGTGCTGGGCTACGATCTGATCTTCTTTTCCAACGAGAAATTCATCAGCAGCGGGGATTATTACTCCCGTTGTCTGCATTTTAATGTCGACGGCTGTGTCATTATCTCCGGACAAAAAATGGAGCCGGCGATCCGCGACCTGGATATGAGCAGCATTCCCTGCATCGGGGTAGACCTGGAGCTGACGGGTAAAAAGTCCGGATATGTGATGTCGGATAATTTCCAGATCGCCTCTAAGGTGGTGGAGCATTTCTACCTGCTGGGCCACAGGGAGCTTGGTTTTATCGGCAGCACAGCCGACTCGGATATTTCCAACCTGCGGGAGGCCGGGTTCGTCAAAGCGATTGAAAGCTTTGGCCTCACGCTGAACCGCAAATGGTTCGTACATGGGGACGATTTTTTCGAATCCAGCGGCTACGCGGCCATGCGCCAGTTGCTAGAGAACGGGAGTAGGCCAAAAGCAGTCTTCGCCGCCTCCGATCTGCTTGCCCTTGGCGCAATCCGCGCTTTGAAGGAGCAGGGCCTGCGTATCCCGGAGGATGTTGCCATCATCGGCTGCGATGACATCGAGGCCTGCAAATACACCAGCCCCACACTAACCACGATCCGCCAGAACAAAGAGCGCCTGGGCGTCCTCGCGGCACATATGCTCTTCGACCTCATTAACAATCAATCGGACGGCGGTTCCTTTGTCGTCGAACCGGCGCTGATCGTCCGCGAATCCTGCGGCAGCAGGTTGACCGGCTAG
- a CDS encoding NmrA family NAD(P)-binding protein, translating to MLFITGATGTVGNRVVNYLKLKDVKFKALTRTPERLLTDRTDHMIVVTGDIKDCSAWSDSLRGVETLFLILLDDAEEILQAARAKGVRNIVFLSSASINRSDAGYNENALKHKKVEDQIQAYGFQYVFIRAEAFMHNTIYWRDLFRYNKGKIRLPALEAKLASVHETDIAEVISVVLTDFGKFSGQVLTLTGANILSQRNILTEISKQLGQSLELEEQTIGDFRSYMKNYIAEEYINLRVQDWEYTVKHQLGVTDTVLTILGREPYTFREWIAEHLRDFQ from the coding sequence ATGTTATTTATTACTGGAGCAACTGGAACCGTTGGAAATCGGGTTGTAAATTACCTCAAGCTTAAGGATGTCAAATTTAAAGCCCTCACCCGAACACCTGAGAGGCTGTTAACAGATCGGACAGATCATATGATTGTTGTCACCGGCGATATCAAGGATTGCAGCGCCTGGTCAGACAGCCTGCGTGGCGTTGAGACCTTATTCCTGATCCTGCTGGATGATGCCGAAGAGATTCTGCAGGCTGCTCGGGCTAAGGGCGTCCGGAACATTGTGTTCTTATCCTCAGCTTCCATTAACCGGTCGGATGCCGGTTACAACGAGAATGCCCTTAAACATAAAAAGGTCGAGGATCAAATTCAGGCGTATGGCTTTCAGTATGTTTTTATCCGGGCCGAGGCCTTCATGCACAACACCATTTACTGGAGGGACCTTTTTAGATACAATAAGGGAAAGATCCGGTTACCGGCCCTTGAGGCTAAGCTGGCCAGTGTGCATGAAACAGATATTGCCGAAGTTATCAGTGTGGTTCTAACCGATTTTGGCAAATTCTCCGGGCAGGTCTTGACGCTTACAGGGGCGAATATTCTTAGCCAGAGGAACATATTGACAGAAATCTCTAAGCAACTGGGACAATCGCTTGAACTGGAAGAGCAGACGATCGGGGACTTCCGTTCGTATATGAAGAACTACATTGCTGAAGAGTATATTAACCTTAGAGTCCAGGATTGGGAGTATACAGTCAAGCATCAGCTCGGCGTGACCGACACGGTGCTGACGATTCTTGGCCGGGAGCCTTATACGTTCAGAGAATGGATCGCTGAGCATCTCCGTGATTTTCAATAA
- a CDS encoding ketoacyl-ACP synthase III, giving the protein MKGAKITAIGSYVPARRLTNSDLEQMVDTNDEWIVQRTGIRERRISREDEYTSDLCTAAVLDLMKRYGKSIQDVDMILVATSTPDFPFPSVASILQNRLGIPSTAGAIDMSAACAGFVYALHTAHAYVASGLHRKVLVLGADALSKITDYTDRSTCILFGDGAGAVLVESDEQLDGFAGFHLGSDGSGAHHVYRTGLSRSVNEVELVDTGKLVQNGREVFRWAVRTVPQGVQQVLNNAGISLDQVDWFIPHSANLRMIEPICERLNYPLEQALYSLEYFGNTSAASIPLALDLGIRGGKVLNGQQILLYGFGAGLTHAGQLVKLELAPEVSPPTPL; this is encoded by the coding sequence TTGAAAGGTGCCAAAATTACCGCAATCGGGTCCTATGTTCCGGCCCGGAGACTTACGAACAGCGACCTGGAGCAGATGGTGGATACCAATGATGAGTGGATTGTCCAGCGGACCGGAATCCGTGAGCGCCGAATCAGCCGCGAGGATGAATATACCAGTGATTTGTGTACAGCCGCCGTGCTGGATCTGATGAAGCGTTATGGCAAAAGCATTCAGGATGTCGATATGATTCTCGTCGCCACCAGCACACCGGACTTCCCATTTCCTTCGGTTGCGTCCATCCTGCAGAACCGTCTCGGTATTCCCTCTACCGCCGGAGCCATAGACATGAGTGCTGCCTGCGCCGGGTTTGTCTATGCGCTCCATACGGCACATGCCTACGTCGCTTCCGGTCTGCACCGCAAGGTACTGGTTCTAGGCGCGGATGCCTTGTCCAAAATCACCGACTATACCGATCGCAGCACCTGCATTCTTTTTGGTGACGGGGCGGGGGCCGTGCTGGTGGAGAGTGATGAACAACTGGACGGCTTTGCCGGATTCCATCTGGGCAGCGACGGCAGCGGGGCGCATCATGTATACCGCACAGGCCTGTCGCGCAGTGTGAATGAGGTTGAGCTGGTAGATACGGGGAAGCTGGTGCAAAATGGCCGCGAAGTGTTCCGCTGGGCGGTGCGGACTGTACCGCAGGGTGTGCAGCAGGTGCTGAACAACGCTGGAATCAGCTTGGATCAGGTGGACTGGTTCATTCCGCACAGCGCTAACTTGCGGATGATTGAGCCCATCTGTGAGCGGCTGAACTATCCGTTGGAACAGGCTTTATACAGCCTGGAGTATTTCGGCAACACCTCTGCCGCCAGCATTCCGCTTGCTCTGGATCTTGGTATCCGCGGAGGCAAAGTCCTGAACGGACAGCAGATCCTGCTGTATGGCTTCGGTGCCGGGCTGACGCATGCCGGTCAATTGGTGAAGCTGGAGCTGGCTCCCGAGGTTTCGCCGCCTACTCCGCTATAA
- a CDS encoding RCC1 domain-containing protein, which yields MKSDGTVWGWGNNSNNQLGDGTNTQRLTPVKAVGLSGITAIVAKTKVLALKNDGTVWKVVNSTFAKVDNLSGVQTDRLRSITPVSLEERRDTLGMGNPIDMENWRMERQV from the coding sequence TTGAAGAGTGACGGAACCGTTTGGGGCTGGGGAAATAACTCCAATAATCAGTTGGGGGATGGAACAAATACCCAACGGTTAACGCCGGTCAAGGCGGTAGGTCTGAGCGGAATAACGGCAATTGTAGCTAAAACAAAAGTTTTGGCGCTGAAAAACGATGGAACTGTGTGGAAAGTGGTGAATTCAACCTTTGCCAAAGTAGACAATCTATCGGGCGTTCAAACAGATCGCCTCCGGAGCATTACACCAGTTAGCCTTGAAGAAAGACGGGACACTCTGGGCATGGGGAATCCAATAGATATGGAGAACTGGAGGATGGAACGACAAGTGTAA